One segment of Ascidiaceihabitans donghaensis DNA contains the following:
- the betC gene encoding choline-sulfatase — MTKPNILIFMVDQLNGTLFPDGPADWLHAPNLKKLAARSTRFANAYTASPLCAPGRAAFMSGQLPSATGVYDNAAEFPSSLPTYAHHLRRAGYQTCLSGKMHFVGPDQLHGFEERLTTDVYPPDFGWTPDYRKPGERIDWWYHNMGSVTGAGVAEISNQMEYDDEVAYHATRKVYDLARGKDDRPWCLTVSFTHPHDPYVARKKYWDLYEDCEHLLPTVPAMDYDDHDTHSKRIFDANDWRSFDITEDDIKRSRRAYFANISYLDDKIGEVMEALDGTRQEAIILFVSDHGDMLGERGLWFKMSFFEGSARVPMMISAPQMEPGLHTTPVSNIDVCPTLCDLAGVDMSEVMPWTAGQSVVPMGQGVERTEPVAMEYTAEASYAPMVSLRYGKWKYNRCALDADQLFDLDADPHELTNLAQVPAHKGTLDQLRAKSEARWDLDKFDAEVRASQAKRWVVYEALREGGYFPWDFQPLQKASERYMRNHMDLNTVEEDARYPRGE, encoded by the coding sequence ATGACCAAACCTAATATCCTGATATTTATGGTGGACCAGTTGAACGGCACGCTGTTTCCCGATGGTCCAGCGGATTGGTTGCATGCACCCAATTTGAAGAAGCTGGCCGCACGGTCCACGCGGTTTGCCAACGCCTATACGGCGTCGCCGCTCTGCGCCCCGGGGCGGGCGGCGTTCATGTCGGGCCAATTGCCTTCCGCGACAGGTGTCTATGATAATGCGGCGGAGTTTCCATCCTCGTTGCCCACCTATGCCCACCATTTGCGTCGCGCGGGCTATCAAACCTGCCTTTCGGGCAAGATGCATTTCGTAGGCCCCGACCAGCTGCACGGTTTTGAAGAACGCCTGACAACTGATGTATATCCGCCCGATTTTGGCTGGACGCCGGACTACCGTAAACCGGGGGAACGCATCGACTGGTGGTATCACAATATGGGGTCTGTCACCGGCGCGGGCGTGGCCGAGATCAGCAACCAGATGGAATACGACGATGAAGTCGCCTATCATGCGACCCGCAAGGTTTATGATCTGGCACGCGGCAAAGATGACCGCCCGTGGTGCCTGACCGTCAGCTTCACGCATCCGCATGACCCCTATGTGGCGCGAAAGAAATATTGGGATCTTTACGAGGATTGCGAACATCTGCTGCCGACCGTGCCTGCAATGGATTATGACGATCACGATACCCATTCGAAGCGCATTTTTGACGCCAACGACTGGCGCAGCTTTGACATCACAGAAGACGACATCAAACGGTCCCGTCGCGCCTATTTTGCCAACATTTCTTATCTGGACGACAAGATCGGTGAGGTGATGGAAGCCTTGGACGGCACCCGCCAAGAAGCGATCATTCTGTTTGTATCGGATCACGGGGATATGTTGGGCGAACGGGGCCTTTGGTTCAAAATGTCCTTCTTTGAAGGCTCTGCGCGGGTTCCGATGATGATCAGTGCCCCGCAAATGGAACCGGGATTGCATACAACGCCTGTGTCGAACATCGATGTTTGTCCGACGCTGTGTGATCTGGCGGGGGTGGACATGTCCGAGGTGATGCCATGGACCGCAGGCCAGTCCGTTGTGCCAATGGGGCAGGGCGTTGAACGCACGGAACCTGTCGCGATGGAATACACAGCCGAGGCGTCTTATGCGCCGATGGTGTCGCTGCGGTACGGCAAGTGGAAATACAACCGTTGTGCTTTGGATGCAGACCAGTTGTTTGACCTGGACGCCGACCCACATGAATTGACCAATCTGGCGCAGGTGCCTGCGCATAAAGGGACGCTGGACCAGCTACGTGCCAAATCCGAAGCGCGTTGGGATCTGGACAAGTTCGACGCAGAAGTGCGCGCCAGTCAAGCAAAACGCTGGGTGGTTTACGAGGCCCTTCGTGAAGGCGGATATTTCCCGTGGGATTTCCAACCTTTGCAAAAAGCCTCGGAGCGGTACATGCGCAACCATATGGACCTCAACACAGTTGAGGAAGACGCGCGATATCCGCGTGGCGAATGA
- the betI gene encoding choline-binding transcriptional repressor BetI, which produces MPKVGMEPIRRSALVTATIEEIGAAGHLGVTVGQIAKRAGMSSALAHHYFGGKDQIFLAAMRHILREFGQEVLVRLREARTPYARAEAIVGACFAPSCFAPATISAWMTLYARAQTNDGTARLLRLYQLRLHSNLTHALRPLTDTPDVAATTMASLIDGLYLRAALARTSDANHAHETALNTLKTIVGPKNDQT; this is translated from the coding sequence ATGCCAAAGGTTGGAATGGAACCTATTCGACGGTCCGCCTTGGTCACAGCGACCATTGAGGAAATCGGCGCAGCTGGCCATCTGGGTGTGACCGTCGGCCAAATCGCCAAACGCGCAGGCATGTCCAGTGCGTTGGCTCATCACTATTTTGGTGGCAAAGATCAGATTTTTCTGGCGGCCATGCGCCACATTTTGCGCGAGTTCGGGCAAGAAGTCCTTGTGCGGCTGCGCGAAGCCCGCACGCCCTACGCCCGTGCCGAAGCCATCGTGGGGGCCTGTTTTGCGCCGTCCTGTTTTGCCCCCGCCACGATCAGTGCTTGGATGACGCTTTATGCGCGTGCGCAGACAAACGACGGCACAGCACGTTTGTTGCGGCTATACCAACTGCGCTTGCACTCGAATTTGACGCACGCTTTGCGGCCCCTGACGGACACCCCCGATGTCGCGGCAACAACAATGGCGTCTTTGATTGATGGCCTGTATTTACGTGCAGCTTTGGCACGCACGTCTGATGCAAACCACGCGCATGAAACGGCGCTGAATACCCTTAAAACGATTGTGGGCCCCAAAAATGACCAAACCTAA
- a CDS encoding DMT family transporter gives MVQTSSSRPMAGIFWMLVTGLSFVAVTALVKWMGPTMPPAQSAFLRYLLGLVFLLPMIRELRSATVTPRQWKLFGLRGFLHAFGVMLWFFAMTRIPIAEVTAMNYLAPVYVSIGAAIFLGERLAMRRIMAVIIALVGAAIILRPGFREVLPGHLAMLVAAVVFAGSYLLAKIMADEAKPTVVVAMLSLFVTVALAPFAAYHWVTPTWSDIGILFAVALFAQAGHYTMTLAFAAAPVTVTQPITFLQLVWATLLGLIVFDEAVDTYVILGGVLILASVTFITWREAVLKRGPITPTTPATKV, from the coding sequence ATGGTTCAAACGTCTTCCTCGCGCCCGATGGCCGGTATCTTTTGGATGCTGGTGACAGGGCTTTCTTTTGTTGCGGTCACGGCATTGGTCAAGTGGATGGGCCCCACGATGCCGCCTGCGCAATCCGCATTCTTGCGGTATTTGTTGGGTCTGGTTTTCTTGCTGCCGATGATCCGCGAATTGCGCAGTGCAACCGTGACGCCGCGGCAATGGAAGCTGTTCGGACTGCGTGGCTTTTTGCATGCATTTGGTGTGATGCTTTGGTTTTTTGCCATGACGCGCATTCCTATCGCTGAAGTGACCGCGATGAACTATCTGGCACCGGTCTACGTGTCGATCGGGGCCGCTATTTTTCTAGGCGAACGTCTGGCGATGCGGCGCATTATGGCTGTGATTATCGCGTTGGTGGGGGCGGCCATCATATTGCGGCCCGGATTCAGGGAAGTTTTGCCCGGTCATCTGGCGATGCTGGTTGCGGCCGTTGTTTTCGCGGGGTCGTATCTTTTGGCGAAGATCATGGCCGATGAGGCCAAGCCGACGGTGGTTGTTGCCATGCTGTCGTTGTTTGTCACCGTGGCTTTGGCGCCATTTGCAGCCTATCATTGGGTGACGCCGACGTGGTCCGATATTGGCATTTTGTTTGCTGTGGCTCTGTTTGCCCAAGCGGGGCACTATACCATGACCCTTGCTTTTGCAGCGGCCCCTGTGACTGTGACGCAACCTATCACCTTCTTGCAACTTGTCTGGGCTACTTTACTTGGCCTGATCGTTTTCGATGAAGCCGTCGACACATATGTCATTCTCGGAGGCGTTCTGATTTTGGCTTCAGTCACGTTCATCACATGGCGCGAAGCCGTTTTGAAACGTGGCCCCATCACCCCCACAACACCCGCCACGAAGGTCTAG
- a CDS encoding YebC/PmpR family DNA-binding transcriptional regulator: MAGHSKWANIQHRKGRQDKLRSKLFSKLAKEITVAAKMGDPDPDKNPRLRLAVKEAKSNSVPKDVIDRAIKKSQAGEGDDYEEIRYEGYGPNGVAVIVETMTDNRNRTASTVRSTFSKNGGNLGETGSVGFMFDRKGEVSYGVDVGDADTVMMAAIEAGAEDVESSDDGHIVWCADTDLNDVSTALEAELGESSSTKLVWRPTTTTEMDLEAMEKLMRLVDALEDDDDVQRVTTNFEASDEVMSQL, from the coding sequence ATGGCAGGCCACTCAAAATGGGCGAATATTCAGCACCGAAAAGGGCGTCAGGACAAACTGCGCTCTAAATTGTTTTCCAAGCTGGCCAAAGAAATCACGGTGGCCGCCAAGATGGGGGATCCCGACCCCGACAAGAACCCGCGTTTGCGATTGGCTGTAAAAGAAGCCAAATCCAATTCTGTGCCCAAAGACGTGATTGATCGCGCGATCAAGAAATCCCAAGCGGGTGAGGGGGATGACTACGAAGAAATCCGCTATGAAGGGTACGGCCCCAATGGCGTGGCTGTCATCGTGGAAACCATGACGGATAACCGCAACCGCACCGCATCCACTGTGCGATCCACATTTTCCAAAAACGGCGGAAATCTGGGCGAGACAGGCAGCGTTGGGTTTATGTTCGACCGCAAAGGCGAAGTCAGCTACGGCGTGGATGTTGGCGATGCGGATACTGTGATGATGGCTGCCATCGAGGCGGGCGCAGAAGATGTCGAAAGCTCAGACGACGGTCATATCGTTTGGTGCGCCGACACCGATCTGAATGATGTGTCCACGGCGTTGGAGGCGGAATTGGGCGAATCTTCATCGACCAAATTGGTATGGCGTCCTACGACGACAACTGAAATGGACCTTGAAGCGATGGAAAAGTTGATGCGACTGGTCGATGCGCTGGAAGATGATGATGATGTCCAACGCGTCACAACCAATTTTGAAGCGTCTGACGAGGTGATGTCGCAGCTATGA
- a CDS encoding SLC13 family permease yields MTPDQIILFSLFGAVFGLLLWGRFRYDIVAFSALMVGVVLGVVPQKDAFSGFGHPATLVVALVLVVSAGLVRSGAVFLITRTLVDASRSLGAHITLMGAIGGVLSAFMNNVAALALLMPVDIQTARKAGRSAGLSLMPLSFATILGGMVTLIGTPPNIIIAAIREESLGAPFKMFDFAPVGGVAAIAGLLFVALIGWRLIPAREDDGGGPDDLSQYIAELTVPAGNKHIGKRVAELDEDAEKTDVAIIGLIRDGKRRYGQARNTKIQEGDAFVLEATPDALDEFRTALDLALADETRTERLNAAGEGVEIIEVVVMENSRLVDRTAQAVGLSWRQSSVLMGISREGKRISKEIRKTEMRPGDILLLLVPRDRGPDVTEWLGCLPLADRGLAVTENSKVWLAIAMFGGAVIAASLGLIYLPVALGMVVVAYVLTRIVPLSELYTHIEWPVVVLLGSMIPLGAALETSGGTELIAGALIGWTQGLPAWMVLTVLMIVTMTLSDVLNNTATTIVAAPVGIQMAQTLGVSPDPFLMAVAVAASSAFLTPIGHKNNTLILGPGGYSFGDYWRMGLPLEIIVVAVSIPAILVFWPL; encoded by the coding sequence ATGACACCTGATCAAATCATCCTGTTTTCGCTTTTCGGCGCCGTCTTTGGCCTTCTGTTGTGGGGGCGTTTTCGCTACGATATTGTGGCCTTTTCGGCCCTGATGGTCGGCGTGGTGCTGGGGGTTGTGCCGCAAAAAGACGCCTTTTCAGGCTTTGGCCATCCAGCCACGCTGGTGGTGGCGTTGGTGCTGGTCGTATCAGCGGGCCTCGTGCGGTCGGGTGCTGTGTTTTTAATCACCCGCACGCTGGTCGACGCAAGCCGGTCGCTTGGGGCACACATCACTTTGATGGGCGCAATTGGTGGCGTGCTTTCCGCCTTTATGAACAATGTCGCTGCCTTGGCATTGTTGATGCCAGTCGATATTCAAACCGCACGCAAAGCAGGACGCAGTGCAGGCTTGTCGCTGATGCCGCTTAGCTTTGCCACCATCCTGGGCGGCATGGTCACTTTGATCGGCACCCCGCCCAATATCATCATCGCTGCCATCCGCGAAGAAAGCCTTGGCGCACCGTTCAAGATGTTTGACTTCGCGCCTGTCGGTGGTGTTGCGGCCATTGCAGGGCTTTTGTTTGTGGCACTGATTGGCTGGCGTTTGATCCCCGCGCGTGAAGACGATGGCGGCGGACCAGACGATCTAAGCCAATACATCGCAGAGCTGACCGTGCCTGCGGGCAACAAACACATCGGCAAACGCGTTGCAGAACTGGATGAAGACGCCGAAAAGACCGACGTTGCCATCATTGGTTTGATCCGTGATGGCAAGCGCCGCTACGGTCAGGCCCGCAATACAAAAATTCAAGAAGGCGACGCCTTCGTATTGGAAGCCACACCAGACGCATTAGACGAATTTCGCACTGCGCTGGATTTGGCATTGGCAGACGAAACACGCACGGAACGCTTAAATGCGGCCGGAGAAGGTGTTGAGATCATTGAAGTCGTGGTGATGGAAAACAGCCGCTTGGTGGACCGAACGGCGCAAGCGGTCGGGCTGTCTTGGCGTCAAAGCTCTGTGTTGATGGGCATTTCACGCGAAGGCAAACGTATATCCAAAGAAATCCGCAAGACTGAAATGCGGCCCGGAGACATTTTGCTTCTGCTGGTGCCACGCGACCGTGGACCGGATGTCACCGAATGGTTGGGGTGCTTGCCCTTGGCAGATCGCGGGTTGGCTGTGACCGAAAACAGCAAAGTCTGGCTGGCGATCGCCATGTTCGGCGGGGCCGTGATCGCCGCAAGCTTGGGGCTTATCTATCTGCCTGTCGCATTGGGCATGGTTGTGGTGGCTTACGTTTTGACGCGCATCGTGCCCTTGTCGGAACTTTACACGCATATCGAATGGCCCGTGGTTGTGCTTTTGGGGTCTATGATCCCGCTTGGGGCCGCGTTGGAAACATCAGGCGGCACCGAGTTGATTGCCGGTGCTTTGATCGGATGGACCCAAGGGCTGCCTGCGTGGATGGTGCTGACCGTCTTGATGATTGTTACCATGACGTTGTCCGACGTGCTGAACAACACCGCGACAACCATTGTGGCCGCCCCTGTGGGCATTCAAATGGCCCAAACTCTGGGTGTTTCGCCGGACCCGTTTTTGATGGCTGTGGCTGTGGCTGCATCATCGGCGTTCCTGACGCCCATCGGCCATAAGAACAACACGCTAATTCTGGGGCCGGGTGGCTACAGTTTCGGAGACTACTGGCGCATGGGGCTTCCGTTGGAAATCATAGTGGTGGCGGTCTCTATTCCCGCAATTCTGGTGTTCTGGCCACTCTGA
- a CDS encoding bile acid:sodium symporter family protein, with protein MDILINVVLPLSLAIIMLSLGIGLTFGDFARVLTRLRAFGVGAVAQIIALPVVAYLVVIAFKLPGELAVGFMLLSFCPGGVTSNMITKLAKGDVALSVSLTAVISLLGLLTVPFLAAWSVVHFMGENAPQIDIATLAIAVFLITTLPVLIGVTVRHFATGFAQRIEPALSVLATVLFVVIVLAAIAGNWALLIDNLSTLGPALIVMNIGLMLLGLGLARASGLTWHEMKTVSIETGVQNATLGIALAAIISGQSEGFSTMALPSAVYGILMYFVAAPFVAWYRKR; from the coding sequence ATGGACATTCTTATCAACGTGGTTTTGCCACTGTCGCTTGCAATCATTATGCTATCCTTGGGGATCGGCCTGACGTTTGGCGATTTCGCACGTGTTCTGACACGATTGCGGGCCTTCGGGGTCGGCGCCGTTGCACAAATCATCGCCCTTCCCGTTGTGGCCTATCTGGTGGTGATCGCATTCAAGCTGCCTGGTGAGCTGGCGGTCGGGTTTATGTTGCTGTCTTTTTGCCCGGGCGGTGTGACCAGCAACATGATTACCAAACTGGCCAAAGGTGACGTGGCACTGTCAGTCTCTCTTACGGCGGTCATTAGCCTGCTGGGGCTGCTGACTGTACCCTTTCTTGCAGCATGGTCCGTTGTGCACTTCATGGGCGAGAACGCACCACAAATTGACATCGCCACACTGGCAATCGCGGTCTTTTTGATCACCACTTTGCCCGTATTGATCGGTGTGACAGTCAGGCACTTTGCAACAGGGTTTGCGCAGCGTATCGAGCCGGCCTTGTCGGTGCTGGCCACGGTTTTGTTTGTTGTTATCGTTTTGGCCGCGATTGCTGGCAATTGGGCGCTGTTGATCGACAATCTAAGCACCCTTGGTCCGGCACTGATTGTGATGAACATCGGCCTGATGCTGCTTGGGCTTGGCTTGGCACGCGCATCCGGTCTGACATGGCACGAGATGAAAACCGTTTCGATCGAAACGGGTGTACAGAACGCGACACTGGGTATTGCCTTGGCTGCGATCATTTCCGGGCAATCAGAGGGCTTTTCAACAATGGCCCTACCATCAGCCGTCTATGGTATATTGATGTACTTTGTCGCGGCCCCCTTTGTGGCCTGGTACCGCAAAAGATAA